In a single window of the Eshraghiella crossota genome:
- a CDS encoding phospholipase D family protein, whose product MKKHKICKILLVILAIFLCVAFYELLGICVAYKKQLEVSNTTKKETKNGSWNECSENTERAVIIEKNPEALLQRVRLIKNAKKEIILSTFAFQSDESGKLILGALHDAADRGVHIRLLVDGMESWVDMEGNPYFYGLSSHENVEIKLYNKANPLKPWKMMGRMHDKYLIADGKRYILGGRNTYNYFLGDFPGHKNYDRDVLVVCDEPEKENSVNQLSEYFETIWEQEDSGYFHDNKKLANRKSVKNAVLELQNGYQKYFEENKERICDTDYTDETFETEKIALVSNPIHTGSKEPVVWYQLGELMKNAKNRVKIHTPYIICNDMMYNTWEEIAENVSDFSIMTNSVANNGNPFGAADYAKNRNRILSTGINIWEYEGGYSYHGKSILIDDDLSVIGSFNMDMRSAYLDTELMLVIRSKDINKQLEEGMMEYERVSRQVLEDGTYRDPYHVEPIELTKKRQRNILLVHHLLGWARYLF is encoded by the coding sequence ATGAAAAAGCATAAAATATGTAAAATCCTTCTTGTTATACTGGCAATTTTTTTATGTGTGGCTTTTTATGAATTGCTCGGAATCTGCGTTGCATATAAAAAGCAGCTGGAAGTGTCCAATACAACCAAAAAAGAAACAAAAAATGGGTCATGGAACGAATGCAGTGAAAATACAGAACGGGCAGTAATCATAGAAAAGAATCCAGAAGCGCTTTTACAAAGAGTGCGTTTGATCAAGAATGCAAAAAAGGAAATTATTCTTTCTACTTTTGCATTTCAATCCGATGAAAGTGGAAAATTGATTTTAGGAGCACTGCATGATGCGGCAGACAGAGGTGTACATATTCGTCTGTTAGTAGATGGAATGGAGAGCTGGGTTGATATGGAAGGAAATCCATATTTCTATGGATTATCTTCTCATGAGAATGTTGAAATTAAACTATATAATAAGGCCAATCCGTTGAAACCATGGAAGATGATGGGTAGAATGCATGATAAATATTTGATTGCAGATGGAAAGAGATATATTCTTGGGGGAAGAAATACATACAATTATTTCCTGGGTGATTTTCCGGGACATAAGAATTATGACAGAGACGTGTTAGTGGTTTGCGATGAACCTGAGAAAGAAAATTCAGTTAACCAGTTGTCAGAGTATTTTGAAACGATATGGGAACAAGAAGACAGTGGTTATTTTCATGACAATAAAAAACTGGCAAATAGAAAATCTGTAAAGAACGCAGTTTTAGAGTTGCAGAACGGCTATCAGAAATATTTTGAAGAGAATAAGGAAAGAATCTGCGATACCGATTACACGGACGAAACTTTTGAGACAGAAAAGATTGCATTAGTGTCAAATCCTATTCACACAGGTTCCAAAGAACCAGTAGTGTGGTATCAGTTGGGAGAATTGATGAAAAATGCAAAAAATCGTGTGAAAATTCATACACCATATATTATCTGTAATGATATGATGTATAATACATGGGAGGAGATTGCAGAGAACGTTTCAGATTTTTCTATCATGACAAATTCAGTTGCGAATAATGGGAATCCATTTGGGGCTGCCGATTATGCGAAAAACAGAAATAGAATCTTAAGTACAGGAATTAATATCTGGGAATATGAAGGCGGTTATTCATACCACGGAAAAAGTATTCTGATTGACGATGATCTGTCTGTAATCGGTTCCTTTAATATGGACATGAGAAGTGCATATCTGGATACGGAACTGATGCTTGTAATTCGCAGTAAAGATATTAATAAACAGTTGGAAGAGGGCATGATGGAATATGAAAGAGTGTCCCGACAGGTATTGGAAGATGGAACCTATCGTGATCCGTATCATGTAGAGCCAATTGAATTGACAAAGAAGCGTCAGAGAAACATACTTTTGGTACATCATCTGCTTGGATGGGCAAGATATCTGTTCTGA
- a CDS encoding response regulator transcription factor translates to MFQILIVEDDKELSQLFQKVLEKNGYQVKSASDGAQALEVLDKEYIDLIISDIMMPVMDGYELVSELRSAGYQIPVLMITAKGSFDDMRQGFLSGSDDYMVKPVNVNEMVLRVGALLRRAQILNEHKIVIGSTEFDYDAMTVTTDKESLVLPKKEFLLLYKLAASPGRTFTKQQLMDEVWGYETEADPHTIEVHIGRIRERFKDNPDFEIVTMRGIGYKVVKK, encoded by the coding sequence GTGTTTCAAATATTAATTGTAGAAGATGATAAAGAATTAAGCCAGCTATTCCAAAAAGTGCTTGAGAAGAATGGATATCAAGTCAAAAGTGCATCGGATGGAGCACAGGCATTAGAAGTATTGGATAAGGAATATATTGATCTGATCATTTCTGATATTATGATGCCGGTTATGGATGGCTATGAACTGGTGTCAGAACTTCGTTCAGCAGGATATCAGATACCAGTGCTTATGATCACTGCGAAAGGTTCCTTTGATGATATGCGCCAGGGATTTCTTTCGGGAAGTGACGATTATATGGTAAAACCGGTAAATGTGAATGAAATGGTTTTAAGAGTCGGAGCACTGCTTCGCCGTGCACAGATACTGAATGAACACAAAATTGTGATCGGTTCAACAGAGTTTGATTATGATGCAATGACGGTTACAACTGATAAGGAAAGTCTTGTTTTGCCTAAAAAAGAATTCCTGCTTTTATATAAGCTTGCAGCTTCGCCAGGCAGAACATTTACAAAACAACAGTTGATGGATGAAGTATGGGGATACGAGACGGAGGCAGACCCACATACGATAGAGGTACATATAGGAAGAATCAGAGAGCGTTTTAAAGATAACCCTGATTTTGAAATCGTAACAATGCGTGGAATTGGATACAAGGTGGTGAAAAAATAA
- a CDS encoding HAMP domain-containing sensor histidine kinase, with product MEQKKEKGLRIRSCLTGAIWLALVFSTVISALLFAFLNHFFNLPGSIPVLGWLLIFNTLIAGLITSFINAKLLEPITRLSKAMKEVSRGDFEQHLETNSRIAEVGESYQSFNVMTKELRATEVLQMDFVSNVSHEFKTPINAIEGYTMLLQGEELSQEQEEYVEKILFNTQRLSGLVGNILLLSKLENQNIPMKKTEYRLDEQIRQAFLSLETKWTEKEIGFQVELEEVKYTGNEGLFMHIWINLLDNAIKFSPAKGTIMMFLKQEKDSVMFILEDEGPGIEDDVKTRIFDKFYQADGSHKAEGNGLGLALVKRIVDSAGGTIKAENREYGGCRFVVELPIQKDEAI from the coding sequence ATGGAACAAAAGAAAGAAAAAGGATTGCGGATCCGATCCTGTCTGACTGGTGCAATCTGGCTGGCACTTGTATTTTCAACAGTCATATCTGCTTTATTATTTGCTTTTTTGAATCATTTTTTTAATCTGCCGGGCAGCATACCTGTGCTTGGCTGGCTTTTGATTTTCAATACATTGATTGCAGGGCTGATCACTTCCTTTATTAATGCAAAGTTACTAGAACCAATTACCAGACTTAGTAAAGCAATGAAGGAAGTTTCTCGGGGAGATTTTGAACAGCATTTGGAAACGAACAGCCGTATAGCAGAAGTCGGAGAATCTTATCAGAGTTTTAATGTGATGACAAAAGAACTTCGTGCAACAGAGGTGCTGCAGATGGATTTTGTATCTAATGTTTCTCATGAGTTTAAGACCCCGATTAATGCCATTGAAGGGTATACAATGCTTCTTCAGGGAGAAGAACTGTCTCAGGAGCAAGAGGAATATGTAGAAAAAATCCTGTTTAATACCCAAAGGCTTTCCGGATTGGTTGGAAATATTTTGCTGTTATCCAAGTTAGAGAATCAGAACATACCAATGAAAAAAACAGAATATCGTTTGGATGAACAGATCCGTCAGGCATTTCTTTCCCTGGAGACAAAATGGACAGAAAAAGAAATTGGTTTCCAGGTAGAGCTGGAGGAAGTTAAATATACTGGAAATGAAGGACTTTTTATGCATATCTGGATAAATCTTTTGGATAATGCGATTAAGTTCAGTCCTGCAAAGGGGACAATTATGATGTTTCTGAAGCAGGAAAAGGATTCTGTAATGTTTATTCTGGAAGATGAAGGACCGGGAATAGAGGATGATGTGAAAACCAGAATATTTGATAAATTTTATCAGGCAGACGGTTCTCACAAAGCAGAAGGAAATGGTCTCGGCCTTGCACTTGTGAAACGGATCGTAGATAGTGCTGGCGGGACAATCAAGGCAGAAAACCGGGAATATGGTGGATGCAGATTTGTTGTAGAGCTTCCAATACAGAAAGATGAGGCCATATAA
- a CDS encoding FUSC family protein, with translation MTFYQELQLNQAGSKNLLKKSETVKEKSYHILVYLVKIAVTMAFCFLFVTIFSILFGNENSIVGVVVLLCLMVFRNADLGIHTGQSTMLLALFFVIMTVCPHLANQFSPVLGMLLNIAALAVLILFGCHNPFMFNQSTLVLGYLLLYGYDVTGKSYQMRLVGMALGAALTCFVFYRNHKNRTYKRNLKDLIQEFDITSSRTKWQICQILCVPIVLCIAELCNMPRAMWAGIAAMSVILPFMEDMHYRVRKRIVGNIAGVICFTVLYFLLPSSIYAYIGILGGIGVGFSAQYGWQAVFNTFGALAIAAETYGLQGAVSLRVIQNVFGVVFALAFCVIFYWFMSKKKESDVTVHAE, from the coding sequence ATGACATTTTATCAGGAATTGCAGTTAAATCAGGCAGGTTCTAAAAATCTGTTGAAAAAGAGTGAAACAGTGAAAGAAAAATCATATCATATACTGGTATATTTGGTAAAGATAGCTGTTACAATGGCATTTTGTTTTTTATTTGTTACTATTTTCAGTATCTTATTTGGAAATGAGAATAGTATTGTGGGTGTAGTAGTTTTATTATGCCTTATGGTATTTCGGAATGCGGATCTGGGGATCCACACCGGACAATCTACAATGCTTTTGGCTTTGTTCTTTGTAATTATGACTGTATGTCCGCATTTAGCAAATCAGTTTTCACCGGTATTGGGAATGCTGTTAAATATTGCGGCACTGGCTGTGTTGATTCTGTTCGGATGCCATAATCCATTCATGTTTAATCAATCTACATTGGTTCTTGGGTATCTACTGCTATATGGTTATGATGTTACGGGAAAAAGCTATCAGATGCGATTAGTCGGAATGGCTTTAGGTGCAGCACTTACCTGCTTCGTATTTTATCGAAATCATAAAAACAGAACTTATAAAAGAAATCTGAAAGATCTGATACAAGAATTTGATATCACTTCTTCCAGAACAAAATGGCAGATATGTCAGATTTTATGCGTACCGATTGTTCTTTGCATTGCAGAACTTTGTAATATGCCACGTGCAATGTGGGCTGGTATTGCGGCCATGTCCGTGATTTTGCCGTTTATGGAAGATATGCACTACAGAGTCCGTAAAAGGATTGTCGGAAATATTGCAGGTGTTATATGTTTTACAGTATTATATTTTCTGCTTCCTTCGTCAATCTATGCATATATAGGAATTCTTGGTGGAATCGGTGTAGGATTTTCAGCACAATATGGCTGGCAGGCAGTATTTAACACATTTGGTGCTTTAGCCATTGCTGCAGAGACTTATGGACTACAAGGAGCGGTTAGTCTTAGAGTGATTCAAAATGTTTTTGGTGTTGTGTTTGCTTTAGCATTTTGTGTTATATTTTATTGGTTTATGTCTAAAAAAAAGGAAAGTGATGTGACCGTACATGCAGAGTGA
- a CDS encoding CDP-alcohol phosphatidyltransferase family protein: MQSEVNQEENLNRIITVPNLLSFFRLCLIPVIIWSYCVKKNPLLAGEILLLSGITDLADGYIARRFHRISNLGKILDPVADKLTQAAMLICLFTRFPHMLLLIVIMAGKELYMVVSGCLVIRKTGKVHGADWHGKIVTFLLYGTAAVHIIWFHITPMVSDLLIGLCAIMMAISVALYIIQNTRTLKGETV, translated from the coding sequence ATGCAGAGTGAAGTGAATCAGGAAGAAAATTTGAATAGAATTATTACGGTTCCTAATCTTCTTTCTTTTTTTCGGCTTTGTCTGATTCCGGTAATTATATGGAGTTATTGTGTAAAGAAAAATCCTCTGTTAGCTGGTGAAATCTTATTGCTGTCTGGTATTACGGATCTTGCTGATGGATATATCGCAAGAAGATTCCATAGGATTAGTAATTTAGGAAAAATACTTGATCCGGTGGCTGATAAGCTGACACAGGCAGCGATGTTAATCTGTCTGTTTACTCGTTTTCCGCATATGCTTCTTTTAATCGTAATAATGGCAGGTAAGGAGCTGTATATGGTAGTCAGTGGATGTCTTGTGATACGAAAGACAGGAAAAGTACATGGTGCAGACTGGCATGGAAAGATAGTAACCTTTTTATTATATGGAACTGCAGCGGTGCATATTATATGGTTCCACATTACACCAATGGTATCAGATCTGTTGATTGGTTTGTGCGCTATAATGATGGCCATATCGGTCGCTCTGTATATTATCCAGAATACCAGGACTCTTAAGGGAGAGACTGTATAA